One window of the Shewanella cyperi genome contains the following:
- a CDS encoding bifunctional 4-hydroxy-2-oxoglutarate aldolase/2-dehydro-3-deoxy-phosphogluconate aldolase: MSGNNWSLQPQDIFKRSPIVPVMVINKLEHAVPLAKALVAGGIAVLEVTLRTPCALEAISKIAKEVPEALVGAGTILNEEQLRQATEAGAQFIITPGATPELLKAAMAGTVPLIPGVASISEVMVGMALGYKHFKFFPAEASGGVDALKAFQGPLADIRFCPTGGITPSSYKDYLALKNVDCIGGSWIAPTDAMEQGDWDRITNLCKEALSGLK; the protein is encoded by the coding sequence ATGTCTGGAAATAACTGGTCATTACAACCTCAAGACATCTTCAAGCGCAGTCCGATAGTGCCTGTGATGGTGATCAACAAGTTGGAACATGCGGTACCCTTGGCCAAGGCTCTGGTTGCCGGTGGAATAGCCGTGCTGGAAGTGACCTTGCGTACACCCTGCGCCCTGGAAGCCATCAGTAAAATCGCCAAAGAAGTACCGGAAGCCCTGGTGGGCGCAGGCACCATTCTCAATGAAGAACAGCTGCGTCAAGCCACCGAAGCCGGCGCTCAGTTCATCATTACCCCCGGCGCCACGCCGGAATTGCTGAAGGCGGCCATGGCCGGGACTGTACCTTTGATCCCGGGCGTCGCCAGCATCTCAGAAGTCATGGTGGGTATGGCTTTGGGTTACAAGCACTTTAAGTTCTTCCCCGCGGAAGCTTCCGGTGGTGTCGATGCCCTTAAAGCCTTCCAGGGGCCACTGGCTGATATACGTTTTTGTCCGACAGGTGGCATTACCCCAAGCAGCTACAAGGACTACCTGGCGCTGAAAAACGTTGATTGCATCGGCGGCAGCTGGATTGCACCGACGGATGCGATGGAGCAGGGCGATTGGGACAGGATCACCAACCTGTGTAAAGAAGCGCTGAGTGGGCTCAAGTAA
- the gap gene encoding type I glyceraldehyde-3-phosphate dehydrogenase, protein MTIRVAINGYGRIGRNVLRALYESDKDYPIEIVAINDLGDAAINAHLTKYDSVHGRFNAKVDHDAEAIYVNGDKILTFQERDPAKLPWAELKVDVVFECTGIFTSKEAVQPHLSAGAKKVIISAPGKNVDATVVYGVNNNVLTKDMTVISNASCTTNCLAPFAKPLNDAIGIESGLMTTIHAYTNDQRLSDVYHSDLRRARAAAMSMIPTKTGAAAAVGLVVPELQGKFDGLAVRVPTVNVSLVDLSFIAARNTTVAEVNEIIEKAVAAGGPLAEVLAINNEPLVSIDFNHNAFSSNFDATQTRVSGRLVKVMAWYDNEWGFSNRMLDNAVALMTAK, encoded by the coding sequence ATGACTATCCGCGTTGCAATCAACGGCTATGGCCGTATCGGACGAAATGTCCTGCGTGCACTTTATGAAAGTGACAAAGACTACCCAATTGAAATTGTTGCCATCAACGACCTTGGCGATGCCGCTATCAATGCGCATCTGACCAAGTACGATTCAGTCCATGGCCGCTTCAACGCCAAGGTTGATCACGACGCCGAGGCTATCTATGTCAATGGTGACAAGATCCTGACTTTCCAGGAACGTGACCCTGCCAAATTGCCCTGGGCTGAACTCAAGGTCGATGTGGTATTTGAATGTACCGGTATCTTCACCTCTAAAGAGGCTGTACAGCCTCATCTGAGCGCCGGTGCCAAGAAAGTCATCATTTCTGCCCCGGGCAAGAATGTTGATGCCACTGTGGTGTATGGCGTGAACAACAATGTCCTGACCAAGGACATGACTGTCATCTCCAACGCGTCTTGTACTACCAACTGTCTGGCGCCTTTTGCCAAGCCCCTGAACGATGCGATTGGTATCGAATCGGGTTTGATGACCACAATTCACGCTTACACCAATGATCAGCGTCTGTCGGACGTTTATCACAGCGATCTGCGTCGCGCCCGTGCTGCGGCCATGTCAATGATCCCAACCAAGACAGGCGCTGCCGCCGCGGTTGGCTTGGTGGTTCCTGAATTGCAGGGCAAATTCGACGGCCTCGCCGTTCGCGTTCCAACTGTTAACGTATCGCTGGTGGATCTGTCTTTTATCGCCGCTCGCAACACCACAGTGGCAGAAGTGAACGAGATCATCGAGAAAGCCGTTGCTGCCGGTGGCCCACTGGCCGAAGTACTGGCCATCAACAATGAACCTCTGGTGTCCATCGACTTCAACCATAACGCCTTCTCCTCCAACTTCGATGCGACCCAAACCCGCGTCAGTGGTCGTTTGGTGAAAGTAATGGCATGGTACGATAACGAATGGGGTTTCAGTAACCGCATGCTCGACAATGCTGTTGCCTTGATGACTGCCAAGTAA
- the edd gene encoding phosphogluconate dehydratase — translation MHPVVQAVTDRIIARSKASRQGYLDALNQARHKGVHRSSLSCGNLAHGFAACNTDDKQSLRQLTKANIGIVTAFNDMLSAHQPYEDYPKLLKAACHEIGSVAQVAGGVPAMCDGVTQGQPGMELSLLSREIIAMATAVGLSHNMFDGALLLGICDKIVPGLLIGALSFGHLPMLFVPAGPMRSGIPNKEKARIRQKFAEGKVDRAALLEAEAQSYHSAGTCTFYGTANSNQLMLEVMGLQLPGSSFVNPDDPLREALSKMAAKQVCRLTEHSGQYTPIGEIVSEKSVVNGIVALLATGGSTNLTMHIVAAARAAGIIVNWDDFSELSDAVPLLARVYPNGHADINHFHAAGGMAFLIRQLLDAGLLHRDVATVAGFGLERFTKEPKLLDGELKWVDGPSASLDPEVLRPVSEPFQNNGGLKLLKGNLGRAVIKVSAVQEQHRIVEAPAVVIDDQNKLEALFKSGALDRDCVVVVKGQGPKANGMPELHKLTPLLGTLQDRGFKVALMTDGRMSGASGKVPAAIHLTPEALDGGAIAKVRDGDLIRVNAITGELSLLVNQAELDARVAETVDLSHSRFGMGRELFGALRQSLSSPETGARSTQAIDEVYKH, via the coding sequence ATGCACCCTGTAGTACAGGCAGTGACCGACAGGATCATTGCACGCAGTAAGGCTAGCCGTCAGGGCTACCTCGACGCCCTCAACCAGGCCCGCCATAAAGGCGTGCATCGCTCATCTCTGAGTTGCGGCAACCTGGCCCACGGCTTTGCCGCCTGCAACACGGATGACAAGCAATCGCTTAGGCAGCTGACCAAGGCCAACATCGGCATAGTCACGGCCTTCAATGACATGCTGTCAGCCCATCAGCCCTATGAAGACTATCCCAAGCTGCTTAAGGCTGCGTGCCATGAAATAGGCAGTGTGGCTCAGGTAGCCGGTGGCGTACCAGCCATGTGTGATGGGGTCACCCAGGGCCAACCGGGCATGGAATTGAGTCTGCTCAGTCGTGAAATTATCGCCATGGCCACGGCCGTTGGCCTGTCACACAATATGTTTGACGGCGCCTTGCTGCTGGGGATCTGTGACAAGATAGTACCGGGCCTGCTTATTGGTGCCTTAAGCTTTGGCCACCTGCCGATGCTGTTTGTCCCTGCGGGTCCCATGCGTTCAGGTATTCCCAATAAAGAAAAAGCGCGTATTCGGCAAAAATTTGCCGAAGGCAAGGTGGACAGGGCAGCGCTGCTCGAAGCCGAAGCTCAGTCCTATCACAGCGCCGGTACCTGTACCTTCTATGGCACCGCCAACTCCAACCAGCTGATGCTGGAAGTGATGGGGCTGCAATTGCCCGGTTCATCATTCGTCAATCCGGACGATCCGCTGCGTGAAGCCTTAAGCAAAATGGCAGCCAAGCAGGTATGCCGCCTGACTGAACACAGCGGCCAGTACACCCCTATCGGCGAGATTGTCAGCGAAAAGTCAGTGGTGAACGGCATTGTGGCCCTGCTGGCCACCGGTGGTTCCACCAACCTGACCATGCATATAGTGGCGGCCGCCCGTGCTGCCGGCATCATAGTCAACTGGGATGATTTTTCAGAATTGTCTGATGCCGTTCCTCTGTTGGCGCGGGTTTATCCCAATGGTCATGCGGATATCAACCATTTCCACGCCGCAGGTGGCATGGCCTTCCTTATCCGGCAATTGCTGGATGCAGGCTTGCTGCATCGGGACGTGGCCACGGTTGCGGGTTTTGGTCTGGAACGTTTTACCAAAGAGCCCAAGTTACTGGACGGCGAATTAAAGTGGGTCGATGGTCCGAGTGCCAGTCTGGATCCCGAGGTGTTACGTCCGGTATCAGAGCCATTCCAAAATAACGGCGGTCTTAAACTGCTTAAAGGAAACCTGGGCCGCGCCGTGATTAAGGTCTCGGCGGTGCAGGAGCAACACAGGATTGTCGAGGCGCCGGCCGTGGTGATAGATGATCAAAACAAGTTGGAAGCTTTGTTCAAGTCCGGCGCCCTGGACCGGGACTGCGTAGTTGTGGTTAAAGGGCAGGGGCCAAAGGCCAACGGCATGCCCGAACTGCACAAGTTGACCCCCTTGCTGGGTACCTTGCAGGACCGTGGCTTCAAGGTCGCTTTGATGACCGACGGTCGTATGTCCGGCGCCTCTGGCAAGGTGCCCGCGGCGATTCATCTTACCCCCGAGGCACTGGATGGCGGAGCGATTGCCAAGGTGCGGGACGGGGATCTGATCCGGGTCAACGCCATCACAGGTGAGCTGAGCTTACTTGTCAATCAAGCTGAACTGGATGCCCGCGTGGCGGAAACCGTGGATTTGTCCCATTCCCGCTTTGGTATGGGCAGAGAGTTGTTCGGTGCCCTGAGGCAAAGTCTCAGCAGTCCGGAAACCGGTGCCCGCAGCACCCAAGCCATCGATGAAGTGTACAAGCATTAA
- a CDS encoding DUF2989 domain-containing protein encodes MSKNLVIFRSILSTALILTLIGCDNGRSSEKICKNNPELCEDLHKDSWCRYEKGDLIRNRFILKNTATPSGEQLYDQLKYLETYSKCVELAAGVQHIKHTDRTNDRLRAFGVATQNLQELQEHTKHNKDPHLAYYHWSRFNDSEALGYLLDADRRGEIKDPKLKAQLALYFIDTDPRDARRRFIELLGLEHGEHIDPDWLLALARISHMLGELNNEYIYSRANILLTGQKASDEQMLALLGGNKSLAKELDRDAESLADEVSSGDFAGSEISKKLMAVEPKK; translated from the coding sequence TTGAGTAAGAATCTAGTAATATTTAGATCAATTCTTTCCACAGCCCTGATTTTGACCCTGATTGGCTGCGATAATGGCCGTAGCAGCGAGAAAATCTGTAAAAATAATCCTGAACTTTGCGAAGATCTGCATAAGGACAGTTGGTGTCGTTATGAAAAGGGTGATCTCATTCGAAATCGCTTCATACTGAAAAACACCGCGACGCCATCCGGTGAGCAACTCTATGATCAGCTTAAATATCTTGAAACCTACAGCAAGTGCGTAGAGCTCGCCGCCGGGGTACAGCATATTAAACACACGGACAGAACCAACGACAGACTCAGAGCCTTTGGCGTTGCAACCCAAAACCTGCAGGAGCTGCAGGAACACACCAAACACAACAAAGATCCCCATTTGGCCTATTATCACTGGTCCAGGTTCAATGATTCCGAGGCCTTGGGGTATCTACTGGATGCCGACCGCAGGGGCGAAATCAAGGATCCCAAGCTTAAGGCGCAATTGGCCCTCTACTTTATCGATACCGATCCCCGCGATGCCAGACGACGCTTTATCGAATTGCTCGGACTGGAACATGGGGAGCATATAGATCCGGATTGGCTACTGGCGCTTGCGCGTATAAGTCACATGCTGGGTGAACTCAACAATGAGTATATCTATTCAAGGGCTAACATACTGCTCACCGGGCAAAAAGCATCCGATGAACAGATGCTGGCGCTTCTGGGCGGTAACAAAAGCTTGGCTAAAGAATTGGACCGCGATGCGGAGTCCCTGGCCGACGAGGTCTCATCGGGTGACTTTGCCGGAAGCGAAATAAGCAAAAAGCTGATGGCCGTTGAGCCCAAAAAATAA